From Deinococcus wulumuqiensis R12, one genomic window encodes:
- a CDS encoding fumarylacetoacetate hydrolase family protein encodes MKTANFIAGGRTLKGELRTDGLLYDAAGDAHHPDDVQFLLPLRPGKVIALALNYADHVAELGFKAPEEPVMFLKPNTSLLPHRGTVIYPRGAKFMHYEVELGVIIGRDARRVKAKDAEDYVGGYTIANDLVVRDYVSNYYRPPMRAKGWDTFGPLGPYLVSADEVPDPYTLGLRAYVNGELRQEGSTRDMILKAPELIEFMSRFMTLEAGDVILTGTPKGVSHVHPGDVMRLEIDGLGALENPVALEDESAEPLIADEGERK; translated from the coding sequence ATGAAAACCGCCAATTTTATCGCCGGGGGCCGCACCCTCAAGGGCGAACTGAGAACCGACGGCCTGCTCTACGACGCCGCTGGCGACGCCCATCACCCCGACGACGTGCAGTTCCTGCTGCCGCTGAGGCCCGGCAAGGTGATTGCGCTGGCGCTGAACTACGCCGACCATGTGGCCGAACTGGGTTTCAAGGCGCCCGAGGAGCCGGTGATGTTCCTCAAGCCGAACACCAGCCTGCTGCCGCACCGGGGCACCGTCATTTACCCGCGTGGCGCCAAATTCATGCACTACGAGGTCGAACTCGGCGTCATCATCGGGCGCGATGCCCGGCGCGTGAAGGCGAAGGACGCCGAGGATTACGTGGGCGGCTACACCATCGCCAACGACCTGGTGGTGCGCGACTACGTCTCCAACTACTACCGCCCCCCCATGCGGGCCAAGGGGTGGGACACCTTCGGGCCGCTGGGACCGTACCTGGTGAGCGCCGACGAGGTGCCCGACCCCTACACTCTGGGGCTGCGCGCCTACGTCAACGGCGAACTGCGGCAGGAGGGCAGCACGCGGGACATGATTCTCAAGGCCCCCGAACTGATCGAGTTCATGAGCCGGTTCATGACGCTGGAAGCGGGCGACGTGATTCTGACCGGCACGCCCAAAGGCGTCTCGCACGTGCATCCCGGCGACGTGATGCGCCTGGAAATCGACGGCCTGGGCGCCCTGGAAAACCCGGTGGCGCTGGAAGATGAGAGTGCCGAGCCTCTGATTGCGGATGAGGGGGAGCGCAAGTAG